One Brassica oleracea var. oleracea cultivar TO1000 chromosome C7, BOL, whole genome shotgun sequence genomic window carries:
- the LOC106304119 gene encoding phospholipase A2-beta, with translation MMVRSASTRFAGAFFLVIFLVDLVRCEECTRTCIAQNCDTLSIRYGKYCGIGHSGCPGEEPCDDLDACCMVHDSCVEAKGMTNISCHKKFQKCVNRLSKSIKQSKNIKVGFSKQCPYSVVIPTVNQGMDIGIMFSQLGNDMRTEL, from the exons ATGATGGTTCGTTCCGCTTCGACGCGTTTCGCAGGAGCTTTCTTCCTTGTCATCTTCCTCGTCGATCTCGTTCGCTGCGAG GAGTGCACCAGAACCTGCATTGCACAGAATTGTGACA CACTTTCTATACGATATGGGAAGTATTGTGGGATTGGACACTCTGGATGTCCCGGTGAGGAGCCTTGTGATGATCTTGATGCTTGTTGTATGGTCCATGACAGTTGCGTTGAGGCCAAAG GTATGACTAACATAAGCTGCCATAAGAAGTTCCAGAAATGCGTAAACAGGCTAAGCAAATCGATAAAACAATCCAAAAACATAAAGGTTGGTTTTTCAAAACAGTGCCCTTACTCGGTAGTCATACCAACGGTGAATCAAGGAATGGATATCGGCATTATGTTCAGTCAGCTAGGCAATGATATGAGAACAGAACTCTGA
- the LOC106306210 gene encoding uncharacterized protein LOC106306210 gives MKKVLHRGFKPAKCKTALQMANSRLKILKNKKEIQIKQLRRELAQLLEAGNTPTARIRVEHVVREEKTVAAYEFIGIYCELIVVRLGVIESQKNCPIDLKEAVASVLFASQRLSDVPELSEIVKQFTTKYGKDFATSAIELRPDSGVSRLLVDKLSVKAPDGPTKVKILTEIAEEHNVVWEAKSFVEPDPRDQLLSGASSFQSASSVNVVDSSRIPAPAHVNVQYGTSERQHSSENSYYASDGRSSSRTNNVTSGTANDYHHHPNARPSRSRPDEGETRNQNHGESKQRWETEFVDSTDAARAAAEAAERASFAARAAAELSSKERMTRQNSTESHMSSASVNFRNEPSHRRDRSNVSEDHSSPRHNVRMQHEGMDRTQQDRYGRGKEPENPPVVQPSERHYLNNNSRKSGSFGKTGREKQQSEDEETDLNVGYSEDVHLRKQASRASSHSHSSNCSDEHVIDSDYMKSPKAVEENIFATEYDHQSQGSFKDKDVHDHGHDDVAGTFDDYSSFFDKPKFDAEDDDYDHGVGFSLLGSKAPNLTSTPAASWSFKSDHSKSHGNHSSSSQVFQESPLFDDVPTSPPASYHEPDRHAKFDNYDPNSESEDDQPRHRGKVDETVNLTSHRSQKFEVSDPVGHEFFPVETDEHKDDSRTREDSDSEADAQTGLSFKPLVGGFRNKKTLPPYRMSLASNETSSKSGKEHNGTDDAGKSVPTPRSSRKASISEKRPSSIPPQPSSSDDDDSEIQLRSRKPETKPQTSYRDSRFSHDDSEEELPARAFVRSQEKTHKPTTRVRDQNRSNFKIPASAWYEDDEEEVERVSAKPAKITGVSLRTKEQVKAHEKRSFPVTPTRTNTESHDQPSPKSTSGQKTVSSSVPPTVKSPDPETPSRERASHVHPNLPDCDDIFARLGALRTPNRR, from the exons ATGAAGAAGGTTCTTCATCGAGGCTTTAAGCCTGCTAAATG CAAAACAGCTTTACAAATGGCGAATTCACGCCTGAAGATCCTCAAGAACAAAAAGGAGATTCAGATCAAACAGCTGAGACGAGAGTTAGCTCAATTGCTCGAAGCTGGGAACACCCCAACCGCTAGAATTCGG GTGGAACATGTGGTGAGGGAAGAGAAGACAGTGGCTGCTTATGAATTCATTGGGATCTACTGCGAGCTTATTGTTGTTCGTTTAGGTGTTATCGAGTCTCAAAA GAACTGCCCCATTGATCTGAAAGAAGCGGTTGCCAGCGTCTTATTTGCTTCCCAGAGGTTATCAGATGTCCCTGAGCTCTCAGAGATCGTTAAGCAATTCACTACCAAGTACGGGAAGGATTTTGCTACTTCTGCTATTGAGCTGCGTCCAGATTCTGGTGTCAGTCGCCTG CTGGTGGATAAATTGTCTGTCAAAGCCCCTGATGGTCCAACAAAGGTCAAGATTTTGACGGAGATAGCTGAGGAGCATAATGTTGTATGGGAGGCAAAGTCTTTTGTTGAACCGGATCCAAGAGACCAGTTGTTG AGTGGAGCAAGCTCGTTTCAGTCAGCGAGTAGTGTAAACGTTGTGGATTCCTCTAGAATCCCAGCTCCAGCTCATGTCAATGTTCAGTATGGAACAAGTGAAAGGCAACATTCATCAGAAAACTCTTATTATGCAAGTGATGGACGATCTTCAAGCCGTACCAACAATGTTACTTCTGGGACGGCTAATGACTATCATCATCATCCAAATGCAAGACCTTCTC GGTCTAGGCCTGATGAAGGAGAAACTAGAAATCAAAATCATGGCGAAAGTAAGCAAAGGTGGGAAACAGAGTTTGTTGATTCGACAGATGCTGCACGTGCTGCTGCTGAAGCCGCTGAGAGAGCAAGTTTCGCTGCTAGAGCGGCTGCTGAGCTTTCTAGCAAAGAAAGGATGACGAGGCAGAATTCAACAGAGTCGCATATGTCCTCTGCATCTGTCAATTTCAGAAACGAGCCTTCACATAGACGTGACAGATCGAATGTTTCTGAAGATCATTCATCTCCAAGACACAATGTTAGGATGCAGCATGAAGGTATGGACAGAACCCAGCAAGACAGATATGGTAGGGGAAAGGAACCTGAGAATCCTCCTGTAGTTCAGCCATCAGAGAGACATTACCTGAATAATAACTCGAGAAAGAGTGGTTCCTTTGGTAAAACAGGTAGAGAGAAGCAACAAAGCGAGGATGAGGAGACAGATTTAAATGTTGGTTACTCGGAAGATGTTCACCTCAGGAAGCAGGCAAGCAGGGCTTCATCTCATTCACATTCAAGCAATTGTTCTGATGAGCATGTCATTGACTCAGATTATATGAAGTCACCAAAAGCCGTGGAGGAGAACATTTTTGCCACTGAATATGATCACCAATCTCAGGGAAGCTTTAAAGATAAAGATGTCCATGATCATGGACATGATGATGTTGCTGGTACTTTTGATGATTATAGCTCCTTTTTTGATAAACCTAAATTTGATGCTGAAGATGATGACTATGATCATGGAGTGGGATTCTCATTGCTTGGCAGCAAAGCACCTAACCTTACCTCAACACCAGCGGCTTCCTGGAGCTTCAAAAGTGACCATAGTAAGTCTCATGGAAATCACAGCTCAAGCTCACAAGTCTTCCAAGAGAGCCCATTGTTTGATGATGTCCCTACAAGTCCTCCTGCTTCTTACCATGAGCCAGATCGCCATGCTAAGTTTGACAACTATGATCCAAATTCAGAAAGCGAAGATGATCAGCCGAGACACAGAGGTAAAGTTGATGAAACGGTGAATCTGACATCTCATCGATCTCAGAAGTTTGAAGTCTCTGATCCTGTGGGACATGAGTTTTTCCCTGTCGAGACAGATGAACATAAAGATGATTCAAGGACAAGGGAAGACTCAGATTCTGAGGCAGATGCTCAGACTGGTCTGAGTTTTAAACCTTTGGTCGGTGGATTCAGGAACAAAAAGACACTCCCACCATACAGAATGAGTCTGGCAAGTAACGAGACATCGTCCAAGTCTGGAAAGGAACATAATGGAACTGATGATGCTGGCAAGTCGGTGCCTACTCCTAGAAGTAGCAGAAAAGCAAGCATCAGCGAGAAGAGACCAAGCTCTATACCACCACAACCATCTTCTAGTGATGATGATGACTCAGAGATCCAACTTCGTTCAAGAAAACCAGAAACAAAACCTCAAACCTCATATCGTGATTCCCGTTTCAGCCATGATGACTCAGAGGAAGAACTTCCAGCACGAGCTTTTGTCAGAAGTCAAGAGAAGACTCATAAGCCAACAACGAGAGTAAGAGATCAAAATAGATCAAACTTTAAGATCCCAGCTTCAGCCTGGTATGAAGATGATGAAGAAGAAGTCGAAAGAGTCAGTGCCAAGCCAGCTAAAATAACCGGGGTCTCTCTAAGGACAAAGGAACAAGTGAAAGCTCATGAGAAGCGTTCATTTCCAGTTACACCAACGAGAACCAACACAGAGTCTCATGACCAGCCATCTCCAAAATCAACTTCAGGACAAAAGACAGTTTCAAGCTCTGTTCCACCAACTGTAAAATCACCAGATCCAGAAACTCCGTCAAGGGAGAGAGCTAGTCATGTTCATCCCAACCTCCCGGATTGTGATGATATCTTTGCAAGGCTTGGCGCTCTTCGTACTCCTAATCGCCGCTGA
- the LOC106303665 gene encoding 60S ribosomal protein L28-1-like, with the protein MATVPGQLIWEIVKTNNCFLVKQFGRGNAKVQFSKEKNNLCNLNSYKHSGLANKKTVTIQPADKEQGVVLATTKTKKQNKPKVSVNKSILKKEFPRMSKAVANQVVDNYYRPDLKKFALARLSVISKSIRVAKSGAKQRNRQA; encoded by the exons ATGGCGACAGTACCAGGACAATTGATATGGGAGATCGTTAAGACCAACAACTGTTTCTTGGTCAAACAGTTCGGAAGAGGCAACGCCAAGGTTCAGTTCAGCAAAGAGAAGAACAATCTCTGCAACCTTAACTCCTACAAGCACTCTG GTCTTGCAAACAAGAAGACAGTGACCATCCAGCCAGCTGACAAGGAACAAGGTGTTGTTTTGGCCACCACCAAGACCAAGAAGCAGAACAAGCCTAAGGTCTCTGTCAACAAGTCTATCCTTAAGAAGGAATTCCCCAGGATGTCCAAGGCTGTCGCTAACCAG GTGGTTGACAACTACTACAGGCCAGACTTGAAGAAATTCGCTCTTGCTAGACTCAGTGTCATCAGCAAAAGCATTAGGGTTGCCAAGTCCGGTGCCAAGCAAAGAAACCGTCAAGCTTAA
- the LOC106306211 gene encoding 40S ribosomal protein S15a-5-like → MGRRILNDALRTIVNAEKRGKASVELKPVSTVMSSFLRIMKEKGYIKNYQVHDPHRVGRITVDLQGRVNDCKALTYRQDLKAKEIDQYTERTLPTQQWGYVVVTTPDGILDHEEAIKRNVGGQVLGFFY, encoded by the exons ATGGGGAGGAGGATATTGAACGACGCGTTGAGAACGATCGTGAATGCTGAAAAGCGTGGGAAAGCTTCTGTGGAATTGAAGCCTGTCTCTACCGTTATGTCTTCCTTCCTCAGAATCATGAAGGAGAAAG GTTACATCAAGAACTATCAAGTCCATGATCCGCACAGAGTTGGAAGAATAACTGTTGACCTTCAAGGAAGGGTTAATGATTGCAAAGCTCTCACTTATCGGCAAGACCTCAAGGCTAAAGAGATTGACCAATACACTGAACGCACTCTTCCAACCCAGCAG TGGGGTTATGTTGTGGTTACCACTCCTGATGGCATTTTGGACCATGAAGAGGCTATCAAGAGGAATGTTGGTGGTCAGGTCCTAGGTTTCTTCTATTAA
- the LOC106306892 gene encoding probable protein arginine N-methyltransferase 1.2, with product MAATKNNHNELGSDQHTKLPFEDVDETMCDADVADDITSADYYFDSYSHFGIHEEMLKDVVRTKSYRDVIYKNKFLVKDKIVLDVGAGTGILSLFCAKAGAAHVYAVECSQMADTAKEIVKSNGFSDVITVLKGKIEEIELPVPKVDVIISEWMGYFLVYENMLDTVLYARNKWLVDGGIVLPDKASLYLTAIEDAHYKEDKVEFWNDVYGFDMSCIKRRAITEPLVDTVDGNQIVTDSKLLKTMDISKMASEDASFTAPFKLVAKRNDHIHALVAYFDVSFTMCHKMIGFSTGPKSRATHWKQTVLYLEDVLTICEGEMITGSMTIAPNKKNPRDVDIELSYSLNGQHCKISRTQLYKMR from the exons ATGGCTGCTACGAAGAACAACCACAACGAGCTAGGCTCTGATCAACACACGAAGTTACCCTTTGAAGACGTCGATGAAACAATGTGCGATGCCGATGTAGCTGATGACATAACCAGCGCCGATTACTACTTCGATTCTTACTCCCATTTCG GTATTCATGAA GAAATGTTGAAGGATGTAGTGAGGACAAAGAGTTACCGTGATGTTATTTACAAGAACAAGTTTCTTGTCAAGGACAAAATCGTTCTTGATGTTGGAGCTGGGACAGGGATCTTGTCTCTCTTCTGTGCTAAAGCAGGAGCTGCTCACGTATACGCT GTTGAATGTTCTCAAATGGCTGACACTGCGAAGGAGATCGTCAAGTCGAATGGGTTTTCTGATG TTATAACGGTTTTGAAAGGGAAGATTGAGGAAATCGAGCTTCCAGTTCCTAAAGTGGATGTGATTATCTCTGAGTGGATGGGTTACTTTCTTGTTTATGAAAACATGCTTGACACCGTCTTGTATGCTCGCAATAAATGGCTT GTCGATGGTGGTATTGTTCTACCAGATAAAGCTTCTCTCTATCTTACAGCCATAGAGGATGCTCATTACAAAGAAGACAAAGTTGAAT TTTGGAACGACGTGTATGGGTTTGACATGTCATGCATCAAGAGAAGAGCAATCACGGAGCCTCTTGTTGATACAGTTGATGGCAACCAAATCGTAACTGATAGCAAGCTACTCAAG ACGATGGATATCTCTAAGATGGCTTCTGAAGACGCTTCCTTTACAGCTCCGTTCAAGCTTGTGGCAAAACGGAATGATCATATTCATGCACTTGTAGCCTACTTTGATGTATCATTCACTATGTGCCACAAGATGATTGGTTTCTCAACAG GACCAAAATCTAGGGCTACACACTGGAAGCAAACAGTGCTATACCTTGAAGATGTGTTAACCATATGCGAGGGTGAAATGATCACAGGAAGCATGACCATTGCACCTAACAAGAAGAATCCTAGAGATGTGGACATAGAGCTCAGTTATTCTTTGAATGGCCAGCATTGCAAGATCTCAAGGACCCAACTCTACAAAATGCGGTAA
- the LOC106302328 gene encoding uncharacterized protein LOC106302328 produces MNLRLYLKEFERKFDMEKAVCNHGFFMMAPNVWDPKSKSLTRPLTLSNSSSVSVTISHPRTLSFLVIQVHGINNVSRVDEELILQQVGRMLRISAEDDRDVTEFQQLHEDAKKYGFGRIFRSPFLFEDMVKSILLSNITWERTLGMASSLCILQSKLADGTVSSQTNKKRKRVVKARKETSGNFPSAKEIASLDKELINEHCKLGYRANWIVKLAKMVESGKLNLEEMESRDMKAEEVSEKLKKLKGFGPFLTATVLMCIGYYHLVPSDTETLRLFREVHVNVECSKETLETAAQSFYDRFSPFQSLAYWFDLIQNYETKLGKLSELNQLDYKSVSGCSHMKQLKAD; encoded by the exons ATGAATTTGAGACTATATCTAAAAGAGTTTGAAAGAAAATTCGATATGGAAAAAGCGGTATGTAACCATGGCTTCTTCATGATGGCTCCAAACGTGTGGGACCCCAAATCTAAGTCACTAACTCGACCTTTGACCCTTTCAAATTCCTCTTCTGTCAGTGTGACAATCTCTCACCCTCGCACTCTCTCTTTTCTTGTGATCCAAGTTCACGGCATCAACAATGTCTCAAGGGTCGACGAAGAACTCATCTTGCAACAAGTGGGAAGGATGCTGAGAATATCAGCTGAGGACGATCGTGACGTGACCGAGTTCCAACAACTTCATGAGGATGCAAAGAAGTATGGTTTCGGTCGAATTTTCCGCTCCCCCTTTCTCTTTGAAGATATGGTGAAATCCATCTTGTTGTCTAACATTACTTGGGAGAGGACACTAGGTATGGCTTCTAGCCTCTGCATATTGCAATCTAAGCTAGCTGACGGAACCGTTAGTAGTCAAACTAATAAAAAAAGGAAACGAGTAGTCAAAGCAAGGAAAGAAACAAGTGGAAACTTCCCTAGTGCCAAGGAAATAGCTAGCCTTGACAAAGAGTTGATAAACGAGCACTGTAAACTCGGGTATAGAGCAAATTGGATCGTTAAATTAGCAAAGATGGTCGAAAGCGGGAAACTCAATCTTGAAGAGATGGAAAGTAGAGATATGAAAGCAGAAGAAGTGTCTGAGAAACTGAAAAAATTGAAAGGCTTTGGTCCTTTTTTAACTGCAACAGTGCTTATGTGTATTGGATATTACCACCTTGTTCCATCAGATACGGAGACCCTAAGACTCTTCCGAGAG GTGCATGTAAATGTGGAATGTTCGAAAGAGACGCTAGAGACAGCAGCACAATCCTTTTACGACAGATTCTCTCCATTCCAGTCTTTAGCCTACTG GTTTGACCTAATCCAAAACTATGAAACAAAACTTGGCAAGCTTAGCGAGTTGAATCAGCTTGACTACAAGAGTGTTAGCGGATGCTCTCACATGAAGCAACTCAAGGCAGACTAG